From Rutidosis leptorrhynchoides isolate AG116_Rl617_1_P2 chromosome 3, CSIRO_AGI_Rlap_v1, whole genome shotgun sequence, a single genomic window includes:
- the LOC139896210 gene encoding glucomannan 4-beta-mannosyltransferase 2-like, translating to MGDVISGKNLIPESFPGASVDLAAQIGLLWDLIKLPLIVPLLQLAVYICLAMTVMLFLERLYMGIVIILVKLFWKKPDKRYNWEPIRDDLELGNYAFPLVLIQIPMFNEREVYKISIGAACNLSWPSDRMVIQVLDDSTDLSIKDMIEKECLRWASKGVNIRYQIRESRGGYKAGALKEGLKRDYVKDCEYVVIFDADFRPEPDFLRRAIPFLEFNPQIALVQARWRFVNSDECLLTRMQEMSLDYHFTVEQEVGSATHAFFGFNGTGGVWRIAAINEAGGWKDRTTVEDMDLAVRAGLKGWKFLYLGDLQVKSELPSTFKAFRYQQHRWSCGPANLFRKMVMEIVKNKKVTVWKKLYVIYSFFFVRKIIAHMVTFFFFCVVLPLTILVPEVEVPIWGAIYIPCIITTLNSVGTPRSVHLLFYWILFENVMSLHRTKATFIGLLDAKRSNEWVVTEKLGDALKNNKSNAKVAPKKFKFNIGDRIHLTELGFAVFLFFTGCYDFMYGKHNYFIYIFLQTITFLIVGFGYVGTIVPSS from the exons ATGGGTGACGTAATCTCCGGTAAGAATCTGATACCGGAGAGTTTTCCGGGAGCTTCGGTAGATTTGGCGGCGCAAATTGGTTTATTGTGGGACCTAATTAAACTCCCGTTAATTGTACCATTGTTACAATTGGCTGTTTATATATGCCTAGCAATGACTGTTATGCTGTTTCTTGAAAGACTTTATATGGGTATTGTTATTATTCTTGTTAAATTATTCTGGAAAAAACCCGATAAACGATACAATTGGGAACCAATTCGTGACGATTTAGAACTTGGGAATTATGCTTTTCCTCTGGTTCTTATTCAAATTCCAATGTTCAATGAAAGAGAG GTGTATAAGATCTCAATTGGGGCAGCATGTAATCTGTCATGGCCGTCCGATCGCATGGTGATTCAAGTACTTGATGACTCTACTGATCTTTCCATTAAG GATATGATTGAAAAAGAATGCCTAAGATGGGCAAGCAAAGGGGTTAATATTAGGTATCAAATTAGAGAAAGTAGAGGAGGTTACAAAGCTGGTGCACTTAAAGAAGGATTAAAGCGTGATTATGTTAAAGATTGTGAATATGTAGTCATTTTCGATGCTGATTTCCGACCCGAGCCTGATTTTCTTCGCCGAGCTATCCCTTTCCTCGAGTTCAACCCTCAAATTGCTCTTGTTCAAGCTCGATGGCGTTTCG TTAACTCTGATGAATGTTTATTGACAAGAATGCAAGAGATGTCACTAGATTACCATTTCACAGTGGAGCAAGAAGTAGGATCAGCTACTCATGCATTTTTCGGATTCAACG GAACTGGTGGTGTGTGGAGAATCGCTGCTATTAATGAAGCGGGAGGATGGAAAGACAGGACCACCGTTGAGGATATGGATCTAGCTGTTCGGGCGGGCCTCAAGGGATGGAAATTTCTTTATCTTGGTGACCTTCAG GTGAAAAGTGAACTTCCTAGTACATTCAAAGCCTTTCGATATCAACAACATAGGTGGTCTTGTGGTCCAGCCAATTTGTTCAGGAAAATGGTGATGGAGATTGTCAAAAATAAG AAAGTCACCGTGTGGAAGAAATTATATGTGATTTACAGTTTCTTCTTTGTAAGAAAGATTATTGCGCATATGGTCACCTTCTTCTTTTTCTGCGTTGTTCTTCCGCTCACAATCTTGGTCCCCGAGGTTGAGGTTCCAATTTGGGGTGCCATTTATATTCCTTGCATCATCACCACATTGAACTCAGTTGGAACTCCAAG GTCAGTACATTTGTTATTCTACTGGATTCTTTTTGAGAATGTTATGTCCCTGCACCGTACCAAGGCGACATTCATTGGTTTACTTGACGCCAAGCGATCTAATGAATGGGTCGTGACTGAGAAACTCGGAGACGCTCTTAAGAACAACAAATCGAATGCCAAAGTAGCACCTAAAAAGTTCAAATTCAATATCGGTGATAG GATTCATCTTACGGAGCTTGGATTCGCAGTGTTCCTTTTCTTCACCggttgttatgattttatgtatggAAAGCACAATTACTTCATATACATTTTCCTTCAAACAATCACATTCTTGATCGTTGGGTTCGGATATGTGGGTACCATCGTCCCGAGCTCTTAA